The Endomicrobiales bacterium nucleotide sequence GTTGTGTTTTCTTTATCAATTACAACTCTTTTTGCCTGGCCAAGCATATCAAGTGTTGCCTTATCAAGTTTCAAACCAACCTCTTCAGATATTACAGTTCCACCGGTTAGTGTGGCTATATCTTGAAGCATCTCTTTTCTTCTATCTCCGAAACCAGGGGCCTTAACAGCCACAACTTTTAAAGTGCCTCTTATTTTATTTACAACAAGTGTTGCAAGGGCTTCGCCGTCTATATCTTCTGCAATTATTGTAAATGGTCTGCCTGTTTGCACAACTTTTTCAAGCAAAGGCAAAATTTCCTGCATTGAAGATATTTTTTTGTCGGTTATTATAAGGTAGCTATCATCAAGAGATGACTCCATTCTTTCGGCGTCGGTAACAAAGTACGGTGAAATGTAACCGCGATCAAACTGCATACCTTCTACAACATCAAGGGTTGTGTCGGCCGATTTTCCTTCTTCTACGGTTATAACGCCATCTTTACCAACTTTTTCCATAGCATCGGCAATAAGTTTTCCTATCTCTTTATCAGACGCTGAGATGGATGCAATTTGGGCAATTTCTTCTTTACCTTTTACCTGTTTTGCCATCTTTTTTATTTCTTCTACAACCGCGACAACGGCCTTATCTATGCCGCGTTTAATATGCATAGCGTTTGCACCGGCAGTTATATTTCTTAAACCTTCAGTAATAATCGCCTGAGCAAGAACAGCCGCCGTTGTGGTACCGTCACCGGCAACATCGTTTGTTTTTGAGGCAACTTCTTTTACAAGTTGAGCGCCCATATTTTCAAATGGATCTTCAAGCTCAATTTCTTTTGCAATGGTTACGCCGTCGTTTGTAACAACAGGGGAACCATATTTTTTATCAAGTACAACATAACGGCCTTTAGGTCCGAGTGTAACTTTTACGGCATTGGCAAGTTTGTCAACACCATTTTTTATAGCTTTACGCGCTTCGTCGGTATAAATTATTTGTTTTGCCATTGTTTCTTTCCCCTTTTTTTTAATTACTCAATTATGGCCAAGATATCATCTTGACCCATTATCATATATTCAACATCTTCAATTTTAACTTCCGTGCCAGCATACTTACCGTAAAGAACTTTGTCGCCTTTCTTAACATCCATAGCAACAACTTTGCCATCGTCGCCAATTTTGCCTTTACCTACTGCGATAACTTCACCTTCTTGTGGCTTTTCTTTTGCGGTGTCAGGAATTATTATACCACCCTTTTTTACTTCTTTGGACTCAGAGGGCTTTACAAGCACTCTGTCGCCAAGCGGTCTTAAAGCCATAACTGTACCTCCTGTTTTTATTTTTACTCATTTTTTTATCACTCTGCTTTATAGGGTGCTAATTATAACATGAGAGATATTTTTTGTCAAGTGTAATTTCTATGACGGGG carries:
- the groES gene encoding co-chaperone GroES; translation: MALRPLGDRVLVKPSESKEVKKGGIIIPDTAKEKPQEGEVIAVGKGKIGDDGKVVAMDVKKGDKVLYGKYAGTEVKIEDVEYMIMGQDDILAIIE
- the groL gene encoding chaperonin GroEL (60 kDa chaperone family; promotes refolding of misfolded polypeptides especially under stressful conditions; forms two stacked rings of heptamers to form a barrel-shaped 14mer; ends can be capped by GroES; misfolded proteins enter the barrel where they are refolded when GroES binds), with amino-acid sequence MAKQIIYTDEARKAIKNGVDKLANAVKVTLGPKGRYVVLDKKYGSPVVTNDGVTIAKEIELEDPFENMGAQLVKEVASKTNDVAGDGTTTAAVLAQAIITEGLRNITAGANAMHIKRGIDKAVVAVVEEIKKMAKQVKGKEEIAQIASISASDKEIGKLIADAMEKVGKDGVITVEEGKSADTTLDVVEGMQFDRGYISPYFVTDAERMESSLDDSYLIITDKKISSMQEILPLLEKVVQTGRPFTIIAEDIDGEALATLVVNKIRGTLKVVAVKAPGFGDRRKEMLQDIATLTGGTVISEEVGLKLDKATLDMLGQAKRVVIDKENTTIISGAGDKKEIDKRISQLRKQIDETKSDYDKEKLQERLAKLVGGVAVINVGAATETEMKAKKFKVEDAMHATRAGVEEGVVPGGGVAILRTLSVLDKLKGNDFDEQTGINIVKRALEEPIRQIAFNAGVDGSIVVDKVRNSKEASFGFNAETGEYVDMLKAGIVDPAKVTRFALQNAASIAGLLLTTEVLITDIPEKKSGMQMPQMPPEY